A genomic window from Lotus japonicus ecotype B-129 chromosome 1, LjGifu_v1.2 includes:
- the LOC130733592 gene encoding phosphoinositide phospholipase C 6-like isoform X2 — MGNNMVTYHKYKSFLFFIRKYKVTELVPPEDLKEVFSEFTGGGTRMSFEQLHRFLVEHQGEKDCTLLDSEEIIDKVLQVRRPHEESGNIDENGEQGVTLDEIFHFLLHDDFNSPLKTEVHHDMSAPLSHYFIYTGHNSYLTGNQLSSDCSEEPIIKALQRGVRAIELDLWPTSNKDDIKVDHGWTLTNPVSPIKCLESIKKYSFVASQYPVIITIEDHLTPDLRTKFAEMATQIFGEMLYYPQSYCSTEFPSPESLKNRVIISTKPPKERFESNRIKENGNNPVVDGSESSEEESWGKESPDSRTEMETEDSNGSDHNEGDTSACECDQRSYQDSSPDYKRIITIQNSKLKGSLKDKLKTDGELRRLSWSETTLEKASESHGTDIVRFTQKNILRVYPGALRVKSSNFKPHIGWMYGAQMVAFNMQGHGKSLWLMQGMFRANGGCGYVKKPQILMHKHQWDNEFDPTRVLQVKKTLKVKVYMGHGWSLDFSPTHFDKFSPPDFYTKVYIFGMPADIATKKTKVIMDNWFPVWDEEFEFPLSVPELALLLIQVKDKDKTKGDFAGQTCLPVSELKHGFRSVPLYNKKGEKFKSVKLFMRFQFE; from the exons ATGGGAAACAACATGGTTACCTATCACAAGTACAAAAGTTTCTTGTTCTTTATCAGAAAGTACAAGGTCACCGAGCTGGTTCCACCTGAGGACCTTAAGGAGGTGTTCTCCGAGTTCACTGGAGGAGGGACTCGCATGTCCTTCGAGCAGCTCCACCGGTTCTTGGTGGAGCACCAAGGCGAGAAGGACTGTACCTTATTGGATTCAGAGGAAATCATTGACAAGGTTTTGCAAGTGAGAAGGCCACATGAGGAGAGTGGTAATATTGATGAAAATGGAGAACAAGGAGTTACCCTTGATGAAATCTTCCATTTTTTGCTTCATGATGATTTCAACAGTCCCTTGAAAACTGAG GTACATCATGATATGAGTGCTCCATTGTCACATTATTTCATATATACAGGACATAACTCCTATCTCACTGGGAACCAACTGAGCAGTGATTGCAGTGAAGAGCCAATTATAAAGGCTTTGCAGCGAGGCGTGCGCGCTATTGAACTGGATTTGTGGCCAACTTCCAATAAAGATGATATCAAAGTAGATCATGGATG GACTCTTACCAATCCTGTTTCACCTATCAAATGTCTGGAGTCCATAAAGAAATATAGTTTTGTTGCATCTCAGTACCCAGTGATCATAACTATAGAAGACCATCTTACGCCGGATCTTCGAACTAAATTTGCAGAA ATGGCAACTCAAATATTTGGAGAAATGCTTTATTATCCTCAGTCATATTGTTCAACAGAATTCCCTTCACCAGAATCATTGAAGAATCGAGTTATTATATCAACAAAGCCCCCCAAAGAACGTTTTGAGTCCAACCGTATCAAGGAAAATGGCAACAATCCAGTGGTGGATGGAAGTGAGTCATCTGAAGAAGAATCATGGGGAAAAGAATCACCTGATTCTAGGACTGAAATGGAGACTGAGGACTCG AATGGAAGTGACCATAATGAAGGTGACACAAGTGCATGTGAATGTGATCAAAGATCATATCAGGATTCCTCACCTGATTACAAACGCATCATCACAATCCAGAATAGCAAACTCAAGGGTAGCCTTAAAGATAAATTGAAAACTGATGGCGAACTTAGACGCTTAAGTTGGAGTGAGACAACCCTTGAAAAGGCTTCTGAATCTCATGGAACAGACATTGTTAG GTTCACACAGAAAAATATTCTCAGGGTTTACCCGGGTGCTTTGCGTGTCAAATCCTCTAATTTCAAGCCACATATTGGGTGGATGTATGGAGCTCAGATGGTTGCATTCAATATGCAG GGGCATGGAAAATCACTCTGGTTGATGCAGGGAATGTTCAGGGCAAATGGAGGATGCGGTTATGTTAAAAAGCCTCAAATTCTAATGCACAAACATCAATGGGACAATGAGTTTGATCCTACAAGGGTATTGCAAGTGAAAAAGACACTAAAG GTAAAAGTATACATGGGACATGGGTGGAGCTTAGATTTCAGTCCTACACACTTTGATAAGTTTTCTCCGCCAGATTTTTACACAAAG GTCTATATTTTTGGAATGCCTGCTGATATTGCAACGAAGAAAACAAAGGTAATCATGGACAACTGGTTTCCAGTGTGGGATGAAGAGTTTGAATTCCCTTTGAGTGTTCCAGAGCTTGCTTTGCTTCTGATACAAGTCAAGGACAAAGATAAGACAAAAGGTGACTTTGCTGGGCAAACATGTTTGCCAGTGTCAGAGCTAAAACATGGATTTCGTTCAGTCCCTTTATACAACAAAAAGGGAGAGAAATTTAAATCTGTGAAGTTGTTCATGAGGTTTCAGTTTGAATGA
- the LOC130733592 gene encoding phosphoinositide phospholipase C 6-like isoform X1: protein MGNNMVTYHKYKSFLFFIRKYKVTELVPPEDLKEVFSEFTGGGTRMSFEQLHRFLVEHQGEKDCTLLDSEEIIDKVLQVRRPHEESGNIDENGEQGVTLDEIFHFLLHDDFNSPLKTEVHHDMSAPLSHYFIYTGHNSYLTGNQLSSDCSEEPIIKALQRGVRAIELDLWPTSNKDDIKVDHGWTLTNPVSPIKCLESIKKYSFVASQYPVIITIEDHLTPDLRTKFAEMATQIFGEMLYYPQSYCSTEFPSPESLKNRVIISTKPPKERFESNRIKENGNNPVVDGSESSEEESWGKESPDSRTEMETEDSQNGSDHNEGDTSACECDQRSYQDSSPDYKRIITIQNSKLKGSLKDKLKTDGELRRLSWSETTLEKASESHGTDIVRFTQKNILRVYPGALRVKSSNFKPHIGWMYGAQMVAFNMQGHGKSLWLMQGMFRANGGCGYVKKPQILMHKHQWDNEFDPTRVLQVKKTLKVKVYMGHGWSLDFSPTHFDKFSPPDFYTKVYIFGMPADIATKKTKVIMDNWFPVWDEEFEFPLSVPELALLLIQVKDKDKTKGDFAGQTCLPVSELKHGFRSVPLYNKKGEKFKSVKLFMRFQFE from the exons ATGGGAAACAACATGGTTACCTATCACAAGTACAAAAGTTTCTTGTTCTTTATCAGAAAGTACAAGGTCACCGAGCTGGTTCCACCTGAGGACCTTAAGGAGGTGTTCTCCGAGTTCACTGGAGGAGGGACTCGCATGTCCTTCGAGCAGCTCCACCGGTTCTTGGTGGAGCACCAAGGCGAGAAGGACTGTACCTTATTGGATTCAGAGGAAATCATTGACAAGGTTTTGCAAGTGAGAAGGCCACATGAGGAGAGTGGTAATATTGATGAAAATGGAGAACAAGGAGTTACCCTTGATGAAATCTTCCATTTTTTGCTTCATGATGATTTCAACAGTCCCTTGAAAACTGAG GTACATCATGATATGAGTGCTCCATTGTCACATTATTTCATATATACAGGACATAACTCCTATCTCACTGGGAACCAACTGAGCAGTGATTGCAGTGAAGAGCCAATTATAAAGGCTTTGCAGCGAGGCGTGCGCGCTATTGAACTGGATTTGTGGCCAACTTCCAATAAAGATGATATCAAAGTAGATCATGGATG GACTCTTACCAATCCTGTTTCACCTATCAAATGTCTGGAGTCCATAAAGAAATATAGTTTTGTTGCATCTCAGTACCCAGTGATCATAACTATAGAAGACCATCTTACGCCGGATCTTCGAACTAAATTTGCAGAA ATGGCAACTCAAATATTTGGAGAAATGCTTTATTATCCTCAGTCATATTGTTCAACAGAATTCCCTTCACCAGAATCATTGAAGAATCGAGTTATTATATCAACAAAGCCCCCCAAAGAACGTTTTGAGTCCAACCGTATCAAGGAAAATGGCAACAATCCAGTGGTGGATGGAAGTGAGTCATCTGAAGAAGAATCATGGGGAAAAGAATCACCTGATTCTAGGACTGAAATGGAGACTGAGGACTCG CAGAATGGAAGTGACCATAATGAAGGTGACACAAGTGCATGTGAATGTGATCAAAGATCATATCAGGATTCCTCACCTGATTACAAACGCATCATCACAATCCAGAATAGCAAACTCAAGGGTAGCCTTAAAGATAAATTGAAAACTGATGGCGAACTTAGACGCTTAAGTTGGAGTGAGACAACCCTTGAAAAGGCTTCTGAATCTCATGGAACAGACATTGTTAG GTTCACACAGAAAAATATTCTCAGGGTTTACCCGGGTGCTTTGCGTGTCAAATCCTCTAATTTCAAGCCACATATTGGGTGGATGTATGGAGCTCAGATGGTTGCATTCAATATGCAG GGGCATGGAAAATCACTCTGGTTGATGCAGGGAATGTTCAGGGCAAATGGAGGATGCGGTTATGTTAAAAAGCCTCAAATTCTAATGCACAAACATCAATGGGACAATGAGTTTGATCCTACAAGGGTATTGCAAGTGAAAAAGACACTAAAG GTAAAAGTATACATGGGACATGGGTGGAGCTTAGATTTCAGTCCTACACACTTTGATAAGTTTTCTCCGCCAGATTTTTACACAAAG GTCTATATTTTTGGAATGCCTGCTGATATTGCAACGAAGAAAACAAAGGTAATCATGGACAACTGGTTTCCAGTGTGGGATGAAGAGTTTGAATTCCCTTTGAGTGTTCCAGAGCTTGCTTTGCTTCTGATACAAGTCAAGGACAAAGATAAGACAAAAGGTGACTTTGCTGGGCAAACATGTTTGCCAGTGTCAGAGCTAAAACATGGATTTCGTTCAGTCCCTTTATACAACAAAAAGGGAGAGAAATTTAAATCTGTGAAGTTGTTCATGAGGTTTCAGTTTGAATGA
- the LOC130733592 gene encoding phosphoinositide phospholipase C 6-like isoform X3 — MGNNMVTYHKYKSFLFFIRKYKVTELVPPEDLKEVFSEFTGGGTRMSFEQLHRFLVEHQGEKDCTLLDSEEIIDKVLQVRRPHEESGNIDENGEQGVTLDEIFHFLLHDDFNSPLKTEVHHDMSAPLSHYFIYTGHNSYLTGNQLSSDCSEEPIIKALQRGVRAIELDLWPTSNKDDIKVDHGWTLTNPVSPIKCLESIKKYSFVASQYPVIITIEDHLTPDLRTKFAEMATQIFGEMLYYPQSYCSTEFPSPESLKNRVIISTKPPKERFESNRIKENGNNPVVDGSESSEEESWGKESPDSRTEMETEDSQNGSDHNEGDTSACECDQRSYQDSSPDYKRIITIQNSKLKGSLKDKLKTDGELRRLSWSETTLEKASESHGTDIVRFTQKNILRVYPGALRVKSSNFKPHIGWMYGAQMVAFNMQGHGKSLWLMQGMFRANGGCGYVKKPQILMHKHQWDNEFDPTRVLQVKKTLKVYIFGMPADIATKKTKVIMDNWFPVWDEEFEFPLSVPELALLLIQVKDKDKTKGDFAGQTCLPVSELKHGFRSVPLYNKKGEKFKSVKLFMRFQFE; from the exons ATGGGAAACAACATGGTTACCTATCACAAGTACAAAAGTTTCTTGTTCTTTATCAGAAAGTACAAGGTCACCGAGCTGGTTCCACCTGAGGACCTTAAGGAGGTGTTCTCCGAGTTCACTGGAGGAGGGACTCGCATGTCCTTCGAGCAGCTCCACCGGTTCTTGGTGGAGCACCAAGGCGAGAAGGACTGTACCTTATTGGATTCAGAGGAAATCATTGACAAGGTTTTGCAAGTGAGAAGGCCACATGAGGAGAGTGGTAATATTGATGAAAATGGAGAACAAGGAGTTACCCTTGATGAAATCTTCCATTTTTTGCTTCATGATGATTTCAACAGTCCCTTGAAAACTGAG GTACATCATGATATGAGTGCTCCATTGTCACATTATTTCATATATACAGGACATAACTCCTATCTCACTGGGAACCAACTGAGCAGTGATTGCAGTGAAGAGCCAATTATAAAGGCTTTGCAGCGAGGCGTGCGCGCTATTGAACTGGATTTGTGGCCAACTTCCAATAAAGATGATATCAAAGTAGATCATGGATG GACTCTTACCAATCCTGTTTCACCTATCAAATGTCTGGAGTCCATAAAGAAATATAGTTTTGTTGCATCTCAGTACCCAGTGATCATAACTATAGAAGACCATCTTACGCCGGATCTTCGAACTAAATTTGCAGAA ATGGCAACTCAAATATTTGGAGAAATGCTTTATTATCCTCAGTCATATTGTTCAACAGAATTCCCTTCACCAGAATCATTGAAGAATCGAGTTATTATATCAACAAAGCCCCCCAAAGAACGTTTTGAGTCCAACCGTATCAAGGAAAATGGCAACAATCCAGTGGTGGATGGAAGTGAGTCATCTGAAGAAGAATCATGGGGAAAAGAATCACCTGATTCTAGGACTGAAATGGAGACTGAGGACTCG CAGAATGGAAGTGACCATAATGAAGGTGACACAAGTGCATGTGAATGTGATCAAAGATCATATCAGGATTCCTCACCTGATTACAAACGCATCATCACAATCCAGAATAGCAAACTCAAGGGTAGCCTTAAAGATAAATTGAAAACTGATGGCGAACTTAGACGCTTAAGTTGGAGTGAGACAACCCTTGAAAAGGCTTCTGAATCTCATGGAACAGACATTGTTAG GTTCACACAGAAAAATATTCTCAGGGTTTACCCGGGTGCTTTGCGTGTCAAATCCTCTAATTTCAAGCCACATATTGGGTGGATGTATGGAGCTCAGATGGTTGCATTCAATATGCAG GGGCATGGAAAATCACTCTGGTTGATGCAGGGAATGTTCAGGGCAAATGGAGGATGCGGTTATGTTAAAAAGCCTCAAATTCTAATGCACAAACATCAATGGGACAATGAGTTTGATCCTACAAGGGTATTGCAAGTGAAAAAGACACTAAAG GTCTATATTTTTGGAATGCCTGCTGATATTGCAACGAAGAAAACAAAGGTAATCATGGACAACTGGTTTCCAGTGTGGGATGAAGAGTTTGAATTCCCTTTGAGTGTTCCAGAGCTTGCTTTGCTTCTGATACAAGTCAAGGACAAAGATAAGACAAAAGGTGACTTTGCTGGGCAAACATGTTTGCCAGTGTCAGAGCTAAAACATGGATTTCGTTCAGTCCCTTTATACAACAAAAAGGGAGAGAAATTTAAATCTGTGAAGTTGTTCATGAGGTTTCAGTTTGAATGA